From a single Hemibagrus wyckioides isolate EC202008001 linkage group LG27, SWU_Hwy_1.0, whole genome shotgun sequence genomic region:
- the nudt19 gene encoding nucleoside diphosphate-linked moiety X motif 19, producing MNTALKHWKEAATLILAAGTKYKRSVESLWRETPSGLQNLPQNTAFDYEVLLLKRSGKSGFMPNAYVFPGGIVEPSDFSSEWLEVFKAFRHLPKFGLATVKQPLETRPPIFATDRQQLGSPIPGDIAFRICAVRETFEESGVLLVVPSEDRSTLSTDINGDNDSCVTQSAPTALPDRWDKSLIAKWRSLVLENSSNFIRMCKELECLPNIWALYEWGNWLTPSGRSVRQRRYDTAFYMCCLKDIPNTLQDQKEIEQYKWSTPPEILHSYREREVWIAPPQLYGIGQMCNVPLLSDLHNFAKQRSVEGCEQCLPVFLKATDCHISLLPGDSLYPEKPDSTMSTEKCLEELQKDSPNLHRIVMHNPYQSSVYINIIPKYKHLAPITISESEHDSKL from the exons ATGAACACGGCTTTAAAACATTGGAAAGAGGCGGCCACTCTGATTTTAGCCGCTGGAACAAAGTATAAGCGAAGTGTTGAGTCTTTGTGGAGAGAAACACCTTCTGGTTTGCAAAATCTACCTCAAAATACAGCATTCGACTATGAAGTCCTGCTGCTGAAAAGGAGtgggaaaagtggctttatgCCCAACGCTTATGTGTTTCCAGGTGGGATAGTGGAACCGTCCGACTTCTCCAGTGAGTGGTTGGAGGTTTTTAAAGCTTTCAGACACTTGCCGAAGTTTGGCTTAGCGACAGTGAAGCAGCCGCTGGAGACGAGACCGCCGATATTCGCGACTGACCGTCAGCAGCTCGGGTCTCCCATACCGGGGGACATCGCTTTCAGAATCTGTGCAGTGAGAGAGACGTTTGAGGAATCAGGGGTACTGTTAGTGGTGCCTAGTGAGGACAGAAGCACACTGAGCACTGATATCAATGGGGACAATGACAGTTGCGTCACTCAGTCGGCGCCTACAGCATTGCCCGATCGGTGGGACAAAAGTCTGATCGCTAAATGGAGATCGCTGGTCCTCGAGAACTCGTCGAATTTTATTCGGATGTGCAAAGAGCTCGAGTGTTTACCCAACATCTGGGCTCTGTACGAGTGGGGAAACTGGCTCACTCCCAGTGGCCGGTCTGTCCGGCAGAGAAGGTACGACACGGCCTTTTACATGTGCTGTTTGAAGGACATCCCGAACACGCTGCAGGACCAGAAGGAAATCGAGCAGTATAAG TGGTCTACGCCACCTGAAATACTTCACAGCTACCGGGAAAGAGAAGTTTGGATTGCACCACCTCAGTTATATGGCATTGGACAAATGTGCAATGTTCCTTTACTAAGTGACCTTCACAACTTTGCCAAACAGAGATCAGTAGAAGGCTGTGAGCAGTGCCTACCTGTTTTCTTGAAGGCTACTGACTGCCACATATCACTCTTACCAG GTGACAGTTTGTACCCAGAGAAACCTGATAGCACAATGTCTACAGAGAAGTGTTTGGAAGAACTGCAGAAGGACAGTCCAAATCTGCATCGCATTGTGATGCACAATCCTTACCAGAGCTCTGTTTATATAAACATCATACCCAAGTACAAGCATCTAGCACCTATTACCATCTCTGAGTCCGAGCATGACAGCAAGCTCTAA